Proteins from one Cervus canadensis isolate Bull #8, Minnesota chromosome 25, ASM1932006v1, whole genome shotgun sequence genomic window:
- the LOC122427453 gene encoding ragulator complex protein LAMTOR3-like, with amino-acid sequence MADDLKRFLYKKLPSVEGLHAIVVSDRDGVPVIKVANDNAPEDALRPGFLSTFALATDQGSKLGLSKNKSIICYYNTYQVVQFNRLPLVVSFIASSSANTGLIVSLEKELAPLFEELRQVVEVS; translated from the coding sequence ATGGCGGATGATCTAAAACGATTCCTGTATAAAAAATTACCAAGTGTTGAGGGGCTCCATGCTATTGTTGTGTCAGATAGAGATGGAGTGCCTGTCATTAAAGTGGCCAATGATAACGCTCCAGAGGATGCTTTGAGACCTGGTTTCTTATCAACTTTTGCCCTTGCAACAGACCAAGGGAGCAAACTCggactttcaaaaaataaaagtatcatcTGTTACTATAACACCTACCAGGTGGTTCAATTCAATCGTTTACCTTTGGTAGTGAGTTTCATAGCCAGCAGCAGTGCTAATACAGGACTAATTGTCAGCCTGGAAAAGGAACTTGCTCCGTTATTTGAAGAATTGAGACAAGTTGTGGAAGTTTCTTAA
- the LOC122427820 gene encoding ral GTPase-activating protein subunit alpha-1-like: protein LGLPGATMLIMDFIVAAGRVASSAFLNAPRVEAQVLLGSLVCFPNLYCELPALHPNIPDIAVSQFTDVKELTIKTVLSSARDEPSGPARCVALCSLGIWICEELVHESHHPQIKEALNVICVSLKFTNKTVAHVACNMLHMLVHYAPRLQIYQPDSPLKVIQILIATITHLLPSTEASSYEMDKRLVVSLLLCLLDWIMALPLKTLLQPVHATGAENDKIEKSVLNCIYKVLHGCVYGAQCFSNPRYFPISLSDLASVDYDPFMHLESLKEPEPLHSPDSERSSKLQPVTEVKTQMQQGLISIAARTVITHLVNHLGHYPMSGGPAMLTSQVCENHDNHYSESTELSPELFESPNIQFFVLNNTTLVSCIQIRAEESIPGGGLSAGLASANSNVRIIVRDLSGKYSWDSAILYGPPLVSGLSEPTSLVLSLSHQEKPEEPSASHECLEDITVKDGISLQFKRSFRETVPTWDTIRDEEDVLDELLQYLGVTSPECLQRTGVSLNIPAPQPVCISEKQENDVINAILKQHTEEKEFVEKHFNDLNMKAAEQDEPTPQKPQSAFYYCRLLLSILGMNSWDKRRSFHLLKKNEKLLRELRNLDSRQCRETHKIAVFYVAEGQEDKHSILTNTGGSQAYEDFVAGLGWEVNLTNHCGFMGGLQKNKSTGLTTPYFATSTVEVIFHVSTRMPSDSDDSLTKKLRHLGNDEVHIVWSEHTRDYRRGIIPTEFGDVLIVIYPMKNHMFSIQIMKKPEVPFFGPLFDGAIVNGKVLPIMVRATAINASRALKSLIPLYQNFYEARARYLQTIVQHHLEPTTFEDFAAQVFSPAPYHHLPSDAGSYPEILPSETPTAAQVDGADLASPMSPRTSKSRMSMKLRRSSGSANKS, encoded by the exons CTCGGCTTGCCTGGTGCCACAATGCTTATTATGGATTTTATCGTAGCAGCTGGCAGAGTGGCTTCTTCAGCTTTTCTCAATGCACCAAGAGTGGAAGCACAAGTTCTTCTGGGATCTTTGGTTTGCTTTCCCAACTTGTATTGTGAACTGCCTGCTCTCCATCCCAACATCCCTGATATTGCTGTGTCTCAGTTTACAGATGTTAAGGAACTTACAATCAAAACTGTGTTAAGCTCCGCAAGAGATGAGCCCTCTGGTCCTGCACGATGTGTAGCACTTTGCAGTTTAGGTATTTGGATTTGTGAAGAACTAGTCCATGAGTCTCATCATCCTCAAATTAAGGAAGCTCTGAATGTAATTTGTGTATCATTAAAGTTTACTAATAAAACAGTAGCCCATGTAGCTTGTAACATGCTTCACATGCTGGTTCATTATGCACCTAGACTTCAGATTTACCAGCCTGATTCTCCCTTGAAAGTTATTCAAATTCTAATAGCCACTATTACCCATCTTTTGCCAAGTACGGAAGCATCATCTTATGAAATGGACAAGAGGTTGGTGGTATCCTTACTTCTGTGCCTTCTGGACTGGATCATGGCCTTACCTCTTAAGACActgctccaaccagtccatgctacaggagcagaaaatgataaaatagaaaaatctgtcCTTAATTGTATTTATAAGGTATTACATGGGTGTGTTTATGGAGCTCAGTGTTTTAGCAATCcaaggtattttccaataagCCTTTCTGATTTGGCATCTGTAGATTATGATCCTTTTATGCATTTGGAAAGCCTGAAAGAGCCTGAACCTTTGCACTCTCCTGATTCGGAACGATCCTCTAAACTCCAGCCAGTAACAGAAGTGAAAACTCAAATGCAGCAAGGATTAATCTCCATAGCTGCCCGCACTGTTATTACACATCTGGTGAATCACTTGGGCCATTATCCAATGAGTGGTGGTCCTGCTATGTTAACAAGTCAGGTGTGTGAGAATCACGACAATCATTacagtgaaagcactgaactTTCCCCTGAACTCTTCGAAAGTCCAAATATTCAGTTTTTTGTGTTAAACAATACAACCTTAGTGTCCTGTATCCAGATCAGAGCTGAAGAGAGTATACCTGGAGGAGGTTTATCTGCTGGTCTTGCATCAGCCAATTCAAATGTCAGAATTATAGTACGTGATCTTTCTGGAAAATATTCATGGGATTCTGCCATCCTGTATGGACCACCTCTTGTAAGTGGTCTTTCAGAACCTACATCTCTCGTACTTTCATTGTCTcaccaagagaagccagaagAGCCTTCTGCATCTCATGAATGCTTAGAAGATATAACAGTTAAAGATGGGATTTCCCTCCAGTTTAAAAGAAGTTTTAGAGAAACTGTACCAACTTGGGACACAATAAGAGATGAAGAAGATGTTCTTGATGAGCTTTTGCAGTATTTAGGTGTAACCAGTCCTGAATGCTTACAGAGAACTGGAGTCTCACTTAATATTCCTGCTCCACAGCCTGTGTGCATTTCTGAAAAACAGGAGAATGATGTTATTAACGCTATCCTTAAGCAGCATacagaggaaaaagaatttgTTGAGAAACACTTTAATGACTTAAATATGAAAGCTGCAGAACAAGATGAACCAACACCTCAGAAACCTCAGTCAGCATTTTATTATTGCAGATTGCTTCTTAGTATATTGGGAATGAATTCCTGGGACAAAAGGAGGAGCTTTCATCtcctgaagaaaaatgaaaaactacttAGAGAACTTAGGAACTTGGACTCAAGACAGTGCCGAGAGACACACAAGATTGCGGTATTTTATGTTGCTGAAGGACAAGAAGACAAACATTCCATTCTCACCAATACAGGAGGAAGTCAAGCATATGAAGATTTTGTAGCTGGTCTTGGTTGGGAGGTAAATCTTACAAACCATTGTGGTTTCATGGGAGgactacaaaaaaataaaagcactggaTTGACTACACCATATTTTGCTACCTCTACAGTTGAAGTAATATTTCATGTGTCAACAAGAATGCCTTCGGATTCTGATGACTCTTTGACCAAAAAATTGAGACATTTAGGAAATGATGAAGTGCACATTGTTTGGTCAGAGCATACTAGAGACTACAGGAGAGGAATTATTCCTACAGAATTTGGTGATGTTCTTATTGTAATATACCCGATGAAAAACCACATGTTCAGCATCCAGATAATGAAAAAACCAGAGGTTCCCTTCTTTGGTCCACTCTTTGATGGTGCTATTGTGAATGGAAAGGTCCTACCTATTATGGTTCGAGCAACAGCTATAAATGCAAGCCGTGCTCTGAAATCGCTGATTCCATTGTATCAAAACTTCTATGAGGCGAGAGCCCGGTATCTGCAAACGATTGTCCAGCACCATTTGGAACCAACGACGTTTGAAGATTTTGCAGCACAGGTTTTTTCTCCAGCTCCCTACCATCATTTACCATCTGATGCCG GCTCCTACCCAGAGATCCTACCCAGTGAAACTCCCACAGCGGCGCAGGTAGACGGGGCCGACCTGGCCTCTCCAATGTCTCCTCGAACGAGCAAAAGCCGCATGTCCATGAAGCTGCGTCGCTCCTCTGGCTCCGCCAATAAGTCCTAA